One Pullulanibacillus sp. KACC 23026 DNA segment encodes these proteins:
- the flgC gene encoding flagellar basal body rod protein FlgC, with protein sequence MFDSLNTSASALTAQRLRMDVVSSNIANAQTTRGTYVNGKWEPYRRKMVEMEPIKTSSFNQVLQGQLQNQVQSSDQGVKVTGIVDDPTPFNTVYDPSNPDADASGYVQMPNVDLSKEMVDLLSSSRSYDANVTAFNTGKSLYLKALQIGE encoded by the coding sequence ATGTTTGATTCCTTAAATACAAGTGCTTCCGCTCTCACAGCACAGCGTCTGCGGATGGATGTTGTGTCATCTAATATTGCCAATGCTCAAACGACGAGGGGAACCTATGTGAATGGTAAATGGGAGCCTTATCGCCGCAAAATGGTTGAAATGGAACCGATCAAGACTTCCTCGTTTAACCAAGTCCTTCAAGGGCAGTTGCAAAATCAGGTTCAGTCATCTGATCAAGGAGTAAAAGTGACAGGGATTGTGGATGACCCAACCCCATTTAATACAGTCTATGACCCGAGCAACCCCGATGCGGATGCCAGTGGTTATGTCCAGATGCCGAATGTCGACTTGTCTAAGGAAATGGTTGACTTGCTTTCTTCTTCAAGGTCTTATGATGCAAACGTAACAGCCTTTAATACGGGTAAATCCCTTTATTTGAAGGCTTTACAAATTGGTGAATAG
- the fliE gene encoding flagellar hook-basal body complex protein FliE, with the protein MNISSVANSAIKINQNPFQNTTVDKSQNSFSNVLKGYLNNVEQSVNQASDLSAQVATGDIDNIEDVSIASEKAKLGLELTTTVRDKAVEAYQNIMQMQI; encoded by the coding sequence ATGAACATATCAAGTGTTGCAAATAGCGCCATCAAAATTAATCAAAATCCTTTTCAAAATACGACGGTGGACAAATCACAGAATTCCTTTTCCAATGTTTTAAAGGGCTATTTAAATAATGTTGAGCAATCCGTGAACCAGGCCTCTGATTTATCTGCGCAAGTGGCTACTGGGGATATTGATAATATTGAGGACGTCAGCATCGCCTCCGAAAAGGCAAAACTCGGCTTGGAATTAACGACGACCGTTAGAGATAAAGCGGTAGAGGCCTATCAAAATATAATGCAAATGCAAATATAA
- the flgB gene encoding flagellar basal body rod protein FlgB, whose translation MNSINVLQKALDASSLRQQVISNNIANADTPGYKSQSVSFENILKQHLAGQTSLSGTRTDPKHFVIGDSTGLPNPQIVENSDTTLQNNGNNVDIDQEMTNMSKNSLWYYSLTNQINNQFQELSIAITGRRS comes from the coding sequence TTGAATTCTATTAATGTCTTACAAAAGGCCTTAGATGCCTCAAGCTTACGTCAACAAGTCATTTCGAATAATATTGCAAACGCCGATACCCCAGGCTATAAGTCGCAAAGTGTTTCCTTTGAGAATATTCTCAAACAACATTTAGCCGGTCAAACCAGCTTGTCTGGAACGCGTACGGACCCTAAGCATTTTGTCATCGGCGATTCGACGGGTTTGCCGAATCCGCAAATCGTTGAGAATTCGGATACGACGCTTCAAAATAACGGCAACAATGTGGATATTGATCAAGAAATGACAAACATGAGTAAGAATTCCCTTTGGTATTATTCTTTGACTAATCAAATTAATAATCAGTTTCAAGAACTTTCAATTGCCATTACAGGAAGGAGATCCTAG